Sequence from the Methanosarcina siciliae T4/M genome:
CGAGTCTGTTGTGGAACTGGATGGCGTAGTCTATCCCCACGCCTATGAGGACAGGGAATGCAGCCATAGAAACCATGGAAAGAGGAATTCCTATGTACCCCATGGCTCCGAAGGTATAAACGATTCCCAGGAGCACCACGGGCAGAGGAAGTAGCCCCCAGCGGACGTGTCTGAATACGAAAAACAGTACAATGACCATGAAAATGCCGGAAAGCCCCAGCAGTAGGCCCATACTTGAATTCATCTCAGTATTCATGTTGACCATGAAAGCCGGATCACCTGTTACGATAATGTTGTATGAAGGCGGAAATTCCGCAAATGAGACCGCATCTTCAGTAGCATGAAGGATATCTTCCTGTGCGGTATCACTGGCAGAGCCGGCCATAACCACCGAAATCAACATATGCGTATCATCAGGAATGATCTGGCTGAAGACATCCGGGTTCTGGTCTATTATGCTCTCGATTTCCTCATCGGTTTCAGGAATCACATATCTTCCTGTCATCTGGTAATTGACTGTTTTGATCAGAGAAGCAGGGCTTGTGGTCTCGATGACCCCCTCCGTGGACTGGAGCTGATGGTCGAGCCTGTCTACGGCTTTCATCAGTTCGGCGTTTTTTACCTCATTCCCCTCTACCATCACCACAATCGATTGTGTCTGGAATATTTTTTGATAAAGGTGATCATAGTCCTGATAGAGAGGGGAGTCTTTTCCTACAAAGGTCTCTGTCCCTGAAGCCATCTCTATTTTCTGTGCACCCTGCATTGAGATGACTATAAACAGGAAAGCTACCAGGAGTATGGAAAAACGGTTATTCTGAATAAAAAGTCCCAGTTTTTCAAAAGCATTTTTAATAGCGGATTCCCCTCATAATTTTTAGTATGAAGTACAATTTTGGGCCCTTGACGCGCATCCTGCTCCCTTCTTGCAGGAGATTTGCCTTTCAAGACTTATTAACTACCTCTCAAGCTTATTAATATCCATCTTTTTGCTTCTTTACTGTATGAATAGTTATTTACTGTTCTCTATCTGTTTGGTATGTATATGTAGAAAAGATTTAAATCTATTGTTACTTTAGGGGTAACAGATGTTTTCGCCACTTAATCCTCAGTTAATTCGCAATCTGGAGAAGTTAGGGCTGACTGAAAACGAGGCGAAAGCCTATGTCGGGGTTGTCAGTCTGAGGGAGGCTACAGCCCGGGAAGTCCATGAACTTACGAATGTGCCGAGAGCCAAAATATATGATGTCCTCAAAGTGCTGGCAAAGAAGGGCTATCTGGAAATCCGTCAGGGTTCTCCAACCTATTTCCGGGCTGTTGATCCCAAACAGGTAATAGGCAAGATAAAAGACGAATTCATCAACTGTGCGATAGAAACGCTTGACCAGCTCAACGAGTTAAGTTACGAACTTCCTAAAACTTCTCCTGTCTGGTGTATCCAGAGTGAGTGGGGAATTAAAAACAGAATCCGGGAAATTCTCATCGGGGTAAAGGAAGAACTGATTGTTTTTTCTTCCAGTACGGAGTTCTTCCGGGAATTTGAGGCTGAACTCAAAAGATTGGAAAAAAACTGCCGTTTAACCCTCATTGTGAATGATCTTGAGAGATTTAAATCCCTGCCCTTTGAGTTCAGAGAGCCTACAAAAGAGTTTTCGGACTCCATAAATAATATTGTTATTGATGGAGTTAAGTATGATGAACAGTTCTTTATGATTGCAGACGGAAAAGAATCAATTGGAGTCCACAGTGTGGGAAACAAAAGGGAAGCAGTCGTAATCAAGCTCCCGGTTGTTTGTTACATGCAGAAGATGATCTACGACAGAGTGCTTGAGCCGAATTTTATTGGAAAGGATCTTCCTTAAAAAGGAACTAAATTCTGTCCGAGAACCTTAACAGCTTGCATACCCATTGAAGTTCTACTTTCGGATACTATTATTTGTATTATTAATATTGTCTAAATATGAATTTGGATGCTATTAATATGTCTAATATGAATTCTACACTATAATATGGTATATGGTCTGATATATATGGTCTGATATGATATGATCTGATATGATAATAGAGTTCTTTATCATGTTTTTTTATGTGTATGGGGGCTATTGTTAGCAGGTGTATAAAGGTGTATAAATATGAATAGTGTAAAAATCGAAGGCGTTAATATTCAATGGTTCGGAAATTCCGGTTTTCTGCTTGAAGGAGATGGCAAAAAAATCTATATTGATCCTTATCAGATCGGTGTAGAACCGGCTTTTGATGACAGGGCAGATATTCTCCTCATTACGCACGAGCACTTTGACCACTGCAGCCCTGAGGATATACGGAAAGTCCGGAGATCGGATACAACTACCCTGATCCCTGAGAGCTGTTCCCTTGAGTTCAGAGGTGATGCCAGAAGGGTTGCCGAAGGGGATATCCTTGCGGATGGGCTTGAGATCAAAGGGATTCGGATTGAGGTTGTTCCGGCTTATAACCTTGATAAGCCCTACCACCCAAGAGAACTTGGAGTCGGGTATATCGTAGAGCTCGAGGGGCTTAGGATTTACCATGCAGGAGACTGTGATTTCTTCCCGGAGATGGAGGGTATCAGGGCCGATATAGCTCTTCTGCCTATAGGAGGTACGTATACAATGGATGAAGAAGAGGCCTCCAGGGCAGCTACGGCAATTTATCCGAAGGCTGTTATTCCAATGCACTACGGTTCAGAAGGAATCGATGGAGACCCCGAAAAGTTTAAAGCCCTTGTGAACAGCAAGAACCCGAATATTAGCGTAATTATTCTTGATTCATATCTTGACTCCTGATCTTGATGCATAATCTTGGCTCTTGATTTTGCTTTTTGAGCAAGGCTGAGACAGAATCCTTAGACTAAATAAACTCAGGGCCCGGTCTTACAATGCCTAAACTAGCCAGAAAACAGCAAAAAAACCTTATCCAGAATATAGCGATCCAGCGCATGCAGAGGCTTTTTGAGCTTGCAAAAGCCGAATTCCCAGAAAACCCTGAGCGTAGCAGGCGTTACGTGCAGCTCATACGAAATATCTCTATGCGAAACAGGATAAGCATTCCAAGGGAAATCAAAAGCAGAATCTGTAAACACTGTTATGCGTTCCTGGTGTCAGGGAACAATGCCCGTCACAGGTTGAAGGATGGGTATCTAGTCATATCCTGTGAACAATGCGGAAAAGAAATGAGATATCCTTTCAAAAAGTTAAAGTAAAGACTATGGGCTGTCGCCTATCATTGTGGATCAGACTAGCAGTGCTGTCAACAATTCTTTTACAGCATAGGTGGCAATCAGGATCACTGCCGCGATCATAAGGTATACAAAAACGTTTCTGTAAACTACATCCTTCTCTGATCCTGCTTTTATTCCCATGGCACCGGGACAGTTTTCACAGGAAGCAGCTCCACACCCGCATCCGAGAGTTATCTCTTTGTATGGGGGATGGACTACTTTTTTGGGACTACCTGATCCGTTAGTTATGACAGGTAGCGTTTTTTTGTTATTTTCAGACATATCTGCAGGTTTTGTTTTCAAATAATATAAATGTTCTTTTTAGTTCTTAACATTATTATTCATGTTTTTGCAGGTACTCCCTTCCCTCTCTTTTTTCTTATCTCCAGAGCGATCTGCTTTGAAATAACGGATTTTGGGGCCTTGTCGTCTACGAGCACTCTCCCGCTGACCTCCCACCAGGATTTGGGATAAGCTTTTTCAGGCTCCACTTCGGGGTTCAGGCCCAGCTTCTTTGCAGCATCTTTAATCTCATTCAGGTGCGGCTCCTTTACGGCATTTTTTCGAGAGATTATCCTTCCATTGCTTCTGGATCTGGTTTGGTCGATGTATGCAGGCCAGATTACAAGTTTTCCCTTATCTTTCATCATCATGCTATCTTCGTCCTAAATTGCTTTCATCAAATTTAAAACTGCCCGGCAGCTTCTGAAGTTCCGAAAGTTCTTTTCCCCAATGTATGTATCAATATGAAGGTTCCGGGTTTTCTCCTGTTCCCATAACCTGTAACTATTTATCTTCCCCGAACAATTTCTGCACGGTGTATTAATATGATTCCGGCGTTTTCAATTGACGAAAAAGTCAGGGCTTACATCAGGAAAAGCGGGCAGGACTTCCGGCTTTCTACTTCTCCGGATGGCCCTGTACTTCTCCCTATTGGGGAATCCTCCTCCAAACCCTCTGACATGAAACTCCTTGTTGGGAGTAATGTTCTTTACGTTTCCAAACTTCAGGCCAAATATATCAAAAAAATTGACTGGCCTATGGTAGAAAGGTATCTGAATGCTTCAGGAGAATCAGAAACCTGAGCTGTTTTTACACTATAAGTTTTTACCTTTCTGTTAGCTAAATCTGAGCTATTTTGTGTTTTTCTTCTGTGAGGTTATCCGCTTTGTTTATTAAGAAGAGAGAGCATAGGATAAAGGCTGACCTGTTATAGATCCTGCAAGTTTCTCTCCATATGGGAGGAGACTCCATTAAGAGTATTAAAGAAGAAAATTGCTGAGGTTGAAAAGAGATCTCTTCAAGCCCAAGGGAGAATTCTTCCGTGAAAATGAGAACAAAAAGTATATTTATACTCCTTGCCCTGCTGGTGGTCTTCATGTCGGGCTGTATTGATCAAAAAAAGGAGATAGTTCTGGATGAGTCCGGCAATATCTCGAATTATGAATTTGAGGTTTTTCTGGATGATTGGGACAATAATATTCCGGCAAATACCACCACATATTACATTCTGGAAGACAAAACCGAAGTACAGGTCGTCCACATTGTCATAAACAGCAGTAAGCTTGAGATTTACCCTCCCGATTCCCTTGGGGGCGGGTCAAGTGAAGAGCCTATTCGAAATTTCGTGCTTCTGGTAGAGCCTGCAGACGAAACCGTAGCAAGTTCAAAAACTTTTATGCGGCTTGCAAACAGTAGCAACGTTTCGGACCTCAATTATACCCTTACACAGGAAATCGCCCGGAACATGAAGGTGATAAACCTTGAATTTGAGGAACCTGTTACGGGTTTTGTTGCATATACCCTTGATACTCCGGCAACTCAAAGTTTTGCCTTTGTGAAACCTGACTCCGAGTTCATCAGGGTAGTCCTTCCGGTAGGG
This genomic interval carries:
- a CDS encoding signal recognition particle protein Srp19, with translation MKDKGKLVIWPAYIDQTRSRSNGRIISRKNAVKEPHLNEIKDAAKKLGLNPEVEPEKAYPKSWWEVSGRVLVDDKAPKSVISKQIALEIRKKRGKGVPAKT
- a CDS encoding MBL fold metallo-hydrolase, whose amino-acid sequence is MNSVKIEGVNIQWFGNSGFLLEGDGKKIYIDPYQIGVEPAFDDRADILLITHEHFDHCSPEDIRKVRRSDTTTLIPESCSLEFRGDARRVAEGDILADGLEIKGIRIEVVPAYNLDKPYHPRELGVGYIVELEGLRIYHAGDCDFFPEMEGIRADIALLPIGGTYTMDEEEASRAATAIYPKAVIPMHYGSEGIDGDPEKFKALVNSKNPNISVIILDSYLDS
- a CDS encoding TrmB family transcriptional regulator, producing the protein MFSPLNPQLIRNLEKLGLTENEAKAYVGVVSLREATAREVHELTNVPRAKIYDVLKVLAKKGYLEIRQGSPTYFRAVDPKQVIGKIKDEFINCAIETLDQLNELSYELPKTSPVWCIQSEWGIKNRIREILIGVKEELIVFSSSTEFFREFEAELKRLEKNCRLTLIVNDLERFKSLPFEFREPTKEFSDSINNIVIDGVKYDEQFFMIADGKESIGVHSVGNKREAVVIKLPVVCYMQKMIYDRVLEPNFIGKDLP
- a CDS encoding ribonuclease P protein component 4; its protein translation is MPKLARKQQKNLIQNIAIQRMQRLFELAKAEFPENPERSRRYVQLIRNISMRNRISIPREIKSRICKHCYAFLVSGNNARHRLKDGYLVISCEQCGKEMRYPFKKLK
- a CDS encoding DUF5803 family protein; translation: MRTKSIFILLALLVVFMSGCIDQKKEIVLDESGNISNYEFEVFLDDWDNNIPANTTTYYILEDKTEVQVVHIVINSSKLEIYPPDSLGGGSSEEPIRNFVLLVEPADETVASSKTFMRLANSSNVSDLNYTLTQEIARNMKVINLEFEEPVTGFVAYTLDTPATQSFAFVKPDSEFIRVVLPVGFATGNRVFGIARPEPYDVSVDEEGRETLLWISSKMGEREEAIQVKYYAESAPMYFFAAIVALLFGVGVVLSRYSQSKKELKSVREVFELEKEYEAKERRKKK